A stretch of Cryptosporangium aurantiacum DNA encodes these proteins:
- a CDS encoding TetR/AcrR family transcriptional regulator yields MPIQVNHDERRRLIAGALWTLARTKGLGRASLRDVAAEAGMSLGQLQHYFPTREALVDYAIELVSAQTKSRVQEALAALGDDPHPRDVLRVLLVEMFPVDDVSSQVNSARLLDALQADQVRGRVREEMLAVHALVETVLRESVTAGLAPSDLDVPVEAARVVALTGLSPLLEVGVYTREQVIAAIDRHLDELFGPSS; encoded by the coding sequence ATGCCCATCCAGGTCAACCACGACGAACGGCGACGCCTGATCGCCGGCGCGCTCTGGACGCTCGCCCGCACCAAGGGCCTCGGGCGCGCCAGCCTGCGGGACGTCGCGGCCGAGGCCGGCATGTCCCTGGGCCAGCTGCAGCACTACTTCCCGACCCGGGAGGCGCTAGTCGACTACGCCATCGAGCTGGTGAGCGCCCAGACCAAGAGCCGCGTCCAGGAGGCGCTGGCGGCGCTGGGCGACGACCCGCACCCGCGTGACGTCCTGCGGGTGCTGCTCGTCGAGATGTTCCCGGTGGACGACGTCAGCAGCCAGGTCAACTCCGCCCGCCTGCTCGACGCCCTGCAGGCCGACCAGGTCCGTGGCCGGGTGCGCGAGGAGATGCTCGCGGTGCACGCCCTGGTCGAGACCGTGCTGCGCGAAAGCGTCACTGCGGGACTGGCTCCCTCCGATCTCGACGTTCCGGTCGAGGCCGCCCGGGTGGTGGCACTCACCGGCCTCTCGCCGTTGCTCGAGGTCGGCGTCTACACGCGTGAGCAGGTGATCGCGGCCATCGACCGTCACCTCGACGAGCTGTTCGGTCCCTCGTCATAA
- a CDS encoding serine/threonine-protein kinase, whose amino-acid sequence MDSAGRLIGGRYRLIAEIGRGGMGVVWRALDERLGREVALKALAIPPLSTDAERAAMVSRAMQEARMAGALDHPNIVAVYDVVEEAGQPCLVMRLVRGHSLDRVVAAAGPLPPDIAARLGLTVLDALAAAHRAGVVHRDVKPANVLIQPDGTVLLSDFSIASALGGGTRTAAGVLLGTPGYIAPERLTQGTAGPPADLFALGATLYFAVEGTEAFVIGDALSGLFAVATAPHRPPERAGALAPIIDGLLAKDPRQRPEAHATAEALQAVAAPDGRALAALLAATPALVISPDPPRPPIRPTTVEPLPPFNGAGRPGLGERILARPWAALAAAGVVLVLVLGLLAYVIASSGGNGSDLTTTNTTRTPTPSASPTRSASPSASAPAGLSPDEVTLWNALPGRGIDKQTCRSGPDPDGSDVDATLVCDTVGALQTQVRFYRFDSQQDYSTHFEELDDQDGEDPSCDSPGNEGYGNWGQRGTVACYWTGVGWWINWGDRSALLGAEVQDSDADAVATWWRTNNALAG is encoded by the coding sequence ATGGACTCGGCAGGGCGCCTGATCGGTGGCCGCTACCGGCTGATCGCGGAAATCGGCCGGGGTGGCATGGGCGTGGTCTGGCGTGCCCTCGACGAGCGGCTGGGCCGCGAGGTCGCGCTCAAAGCGCTGGCGATCCCGCCGCTGTCCACCGACGCGGAACGCGCCGCGATGGTCTCCCGCGCGATGCAGGAAGCGCGCATGGCCGGCGCGCTCGACCACCCGAACATCGTCGCGGTGTACGACGTGGTCGAGGAGGCCGGCCAGCCGTGCCTCGTGATGCGGCTGGTGCGCGGCCACTCGCTCGACCGGGTGGTGGCGGCGGCCGGCCCGTTGCCGCCGGACATCGCCGCGCGTCTCGGGCTGACCGTGCTCGACGCGCTGGCCGCCGCCCATCGCGCGGGCGTGGTGCACCGGGACGTGAAACCGGCCAACGTCCTGATCCAGCCCGACGGCACCGTGCTGCTCAGCGACTTCTCGATCGCGTCCGCGCTCGGCGGTGGTACCCGAACCGCCGCCGGCGTACTGCTCGGGACGCCCGGCTACATCGCGCCCGAGCGACTGACCCAGGGCACTGCGGGCCCACCGGCCGACCTGTTCGCGCTCGGCGCCACGCTCTACTTCGCGGTGGAGGGCACCGAGGCGTTCGTCATCGGGGACGCGCTCTCCGGCCTGTTCGCGGTCGCCACGGCGCCGCACCGCCCGCCGGAGCGCGCCGGTGCGCTCGCGCCGATCATCGACGGGCTCCTGGCTAAGGACCCGCGTCAACGGCCGGAGGCGCACGCCACAGCGGAGGCCCTGCAGGCCGTCGCCGCCCCGGACGGACGAGCGCTCGCGGCGCTGCTCGCCGCGACCCCGGCGCTCGTGATCTCCCCCGATCCGCCGCGGCCACCCATCCGTCCGACGACCGTCGAGCCTCTCCCTCCGTTCAACGGCGCAGGGCGACCCGGGCTCGGGGAGCGGATCCTGGCCCGGCCGTGGGCCGCGCTCGCCGCAGCCGGTGTCGTGCTGGTCCTCGTGCTCGGGCTGCTCGCATACGTGATCGCGTCGTCGGGCGGGAACGGGTCCGACCTCACCACGACCAACACCACGCGGACGCCGACGCCGTCGGCCAGCCCGACACGCTCGGCGTCGCCGTCCGCGAGCGCCCCCGCCGGCCTCTCGCCCGACGAGGTGACGCTCTGGAACGCGCTCCCCGGACGCGGGATCGACAAGCAGACCTGCCGCTCCGGCCCCGATCCCGACGGCTCCGATGTCGACGCCACGCTCGTCTGCGACACGGTCGGCGCGCTGCAGACGCAGGTCCGCTTCTACCGCTTCGACAGCCAGCAGGACTACTCGACGCACTTCGAGGAGCTGGACGACCAGGACGGGGAGGACCCGTCCTGCGACAGTCCGGGCAACGAGGGGTACGGCAACTGGGGCCAGCGCGGCACGGTCGCCTGCTACTGGACCGGCGTGGGCTGGTGGATCAACTGGGGCGACCGGTCCGCGCTCCTCGGGGCCGAGGTCCAGGATTCGGACGCGGACGCGGTCGCGACCTGGTGGCGGACCAACAACGCGCTCGCCGGCTGA
- a CDS encoding alpha/beta hydrolase family esterase: protein MLRLLAALAGLVVTIAAVPAGAVRAAPGDPAPGYHTVRFVHAGHNRTALVRVPPAPGGEAGLPALFHFPGLLETPAIADRFGKLAPAADANGYLLVIPEHFGIGWQGVPAGTPFPDVDDPGYIRALAAVVIERFGADPSRIYSSGMSNGGFFSSLTACELPDVFAAFAPVAGQLSDPGSCVPGRAVPVVMFHGDADPLVSYDTTAPAATFWTRNNGCGTTTTDTTLPDVDPGDGTRVIRHEYQGCPANAPVVLYQIVGGGHAWPGGDPYPLVPLGNASKDINANQVLWDFVSRFALPV, encoded by the coding sequence ATGCTGCGATTACTCGCCGCCCTCGCCGGGCTCGTGGTCACGATCGCCGCCGTCCCGGCTGGGGCGGTCCGTGCGGCGCCGGGGGATCCAGCTCCGGGTTACCACACGGTGCGGTTCGTCCACGCCGGGCACAACCGCACGGCGCTCGTCCGGGTGCCCCCGGCCCCCGGAGGCGAAGCCGGACTGCCCGCGCTCTTCCACTTCCCCGGCCTGCTCGAGACCCCGGCGATCGCTGATCGGTTCGGGAAACTCGCGCCCGCCGCCGATGCCAACGGCTACCTGCTCGTCATTCCCGAGCACTTCGGCATCGGCTGGCAGGGCGTTCCGGCGGGTACGCCGTTCCCGGACGTCGACGATCCGGGTTACATCCGCGCGCTGGCCGCCGTCGTCATCGAGCGATTCGGGGCCGACCCGTCCCGGATCTACTCGTCCGGGATGAGCAACGGCGGGTTCTTCAGCAGCCTCACCGCCTGCGAACTGCCCGACGTCTTCGCCGCGTTCGCGCCGGTCGCCGGACAGCTGAGCGACCCCGGCTCGTGTGTGCCGGGCCGCGCGGTTCCGGTCGTGATGTTCCACGGTGACGCCGACCCGCTGGTGAGCTACGACACCACCGCTCCGGCCGCGACGTTCTGGACGAGGAACAACGGGTGCGGCACGACCACCACCGACACCACCCTGCCGGACGTCGATCCGGGCGACGGCACGCGGGTGATCCGGCACGAGTACCAGGGCTGCCCGGCGAACGCGCCGGTCGTGCTCTACCAGATCGTCGGTGGCGGCCACGCCTGGCCGGGCGGCGATCCGTATCCGCTGGTGCCGCTCGGGAACGCGTCCAAGGACATCAACGCCAACCAGGTGCTGTGGGACTTCGTCTCCCGGTTCGCGCTACCGGTTTGA
- the aztD gene encoding zinc metallochaperone AztD: MSDRTIRGLAAAAAALLALSACATEKDEPAAAAKSATEPVAVTYEGGIYVLDGESMKVVHNVELDGFNRVNPAGNKTNVVVSTERGFEVLDAVTGTMTDVTYPGSEPGHVVLHGDRTILFTDGTGEVNSFDPAELTDGKPEGRQYKVAQPHHGVAVELSDGTLLVTLGTEESRSGAIAVDAQGKEIARSEECNGIHGEAVAQGEVVAFGCKDGVLLFKDGAFVKVKGGKAYSAVGTQVGSDASPIVLGDYKIDPNAEREFPGQFALTDTVTNTLRVVPMPKGVSYSFRSLARGPKGEGLILGTDGALHVVDPVSAKLVDAWPVVAPWTEPMDWQQPRPAVFVRGNDAYISEPATKKIHRLDLTTGAVVGSVSIDGVPNEISGTLTH, encoded by the coding sequence GTGTCCGATCGAACGATCCGCGGCCTGGCAGCCGCTGCCGCCGCGTTACTCGCGCTCAGCGCCTGCGCGACCGAGAAGGACGAGCCGGCGGCCGCCGCGAAGTCCGCCACCGAACCGGTCGCGGTCACCTACGAGGGTGGCATCTACGTGCTGGACGGCGAGTCGATGAAGGTGGTGCACAACGTCGAGCTCGACGGCTTCAACCGGGTGAACCCGGCGGGCAACAAGACCAACGTCGTCGTCTCGACCGAGCGCGGCTTCGAGGTGCTCGACGCGGTGACCGGCACGATGACCGACGTCACCTACCCGGGCAGCGAGCCGGGGCACGTGGTGCTGCACGGCGACCGCACGATCCTGTTCACCGACGGCACCGGCGAGGTCAACAGCTTCGACCCGGCCGAGCTCACCGACGGCAAGCCCGAGGGGCGACAGTACAAGGTCGCGCAGCCGCACCACGGCGTCGCCGTCGAACTGAGCGACGGCACGCTCCTGGTCACGCTGGGTACCGAGGAGTCGCGGTCGGGAGCGATCGCGGTGGACGCTCAGGGTAAGGAGATCGCCCGCAGCGAGGAGTGCAACGGCATCCACGGCGAGGCGGTCGCCCAGGGTGAGGTCGTCGCGTTCGGCTGCAAGGACGGCGTGCTGCTGTTCAAGGACGGCGCGTTCGTCAAGGTCAAGGGCGGAAAGGCGTACAGCGCGGTCGGTACGCAGGTCGGCAGCGACGCCTCACCGATCGTGCTCGGTGACTACAAGATCGACCCGAACGCCGAGCGCGAGTTCCCCGGGCAGTTCGCGCTCACCGACACGGTGACGAACACGCTGCGGGTGGTGCCGATGCCCAAGGGCGTGAGCTACAGCTTCCGGTCGCTCGCCCGCGGCCCGAAGGGTGAGGGCCTCATCCTCGGCACCGACGGTGCGCTGCACGTGGTCGATCCCGTCTCGGCGAAGCTGGTCGACGCCTGGCCCGTGGTCGCCCCGTGGACGGAGCCGATGGACTGGCAGCAGCCGCGTCCGGCCGTGTTCGTGCGCGGCAACGACGCGTACATCTCGGAGCCGGCCACGAAGAAGATCCACCGGCTCGACCTCACGACCGGCGCGGTGGTCGGATCCGTCTCGATCGACGGCGTCCCCAACGAGATCAGCGGGACGCTGACGCACTGA